Proteins encoded in a region of the Pontibacter sp. SGAir0037 genome:
- a CDS encoding manganese catalase family protein, whose amino-acid sequence MFYHVKELQFNARVSKPDPAFASLLLEQFGGANGELKAAMQYFVQAFSVRQPHPDQYDMLMDIATEEFSHLEIVGATIQMLLGPINGELKNAAEEAEIMQLLQGKAKKEDFIHNAMVNPQFFVLSGGGPTLTNSQGVPWNGSYVDANGDPTVDLRSNIAAESRAKIVYEYLMQFTDDPYVKETLSFLMTREVAHFQMFEAALETIQPNFPPGVLQGDPRYSNSYFNMSNGPDVRGPWNEGKSPGLGETWLYVEEPFRHVVETNGMIDHKPNGTDRTMKSVDKMDKALSQERSKKVKAAVPQGENQWCEYPQSSL is encoded by the coding sequence ATGTTTTATCACGTAAAGGAGCTACAGTTTAATGCGCGTGTATCGAAACCTGACCCAGCCTTTGCCAGCCTGCTGCTGGAACAGTTTGGGGGTGCTAACGGAGAGCTGAAAGCCGCGATGCAGTATTTTGTGCAGGCCTTTAGTGTGCGTCAACCCCATCCGGATCAGTATGACATGCTGATGGATATCGCCACAGAGGAATTCAGCCATCTCGAAATTGTCGGGGCTACTATCCAGATGCTGCTGGGGCCGATCAACGGTGAGTTGAAGAACGCGGCCGAGGAGGCTGAGATCATGCAGTTGCTGCAGGGTAAGGCGAAGAAAGAGGATTTCATCCACAACGCCATGGTCAACCCGCAGTTCTTCGTGCTGAGTGGCGGAGGACCTACCCTGACCAATAGCCAAGGGGTGCCGTGGAATGGCTCTTATGTGGATGCCAACGGAGATCCTACCGTTGACCTCCGCTCTAACATAGCAGCTGAGTCCAGAGCCAAGATCGTGTACGAGTACCTGATGCAGTTCACGGATGACCCTTATGTAAAGGAGACCCTCAGTTTTCTGATGACACGTGAGGTGGCGCACTTCCAGATGTTTGAGGCGGCACTGGAAACAATACAGCCAAACTTCCCGCCAGGCGTACTACAGGGCGATCCGCGTTACAGCAACAGCTACTTTAACATGTCGAATGGACCTGATGTGAGAGGGCCCTGGAACGAAGGCAAGAGCCCCGGCCTTGGGGAGACCTGGCTTTACGTGGAAGAGCCCTTCCGGCACGTGGTGGAAACCAACGGCATGATTGACCACAAACCAAATGGTACTGACCGTACAATGAAATCTGTTGATAAAATGGACAAGGCGTTGAGCCAGGAACGAAGCAAGAAAGTCAAAGCGGCAGTACCTCAAGGGGAGAATCAGTGGTGCGAGTACCCTCAGAGTAGCCTGTAA